In Lysobacter firmicutimachus, one genomic interval encodes:
- a CDS encoding RidA family protein yields the protein MSREIIHTDQAPAAIGPYSQAVRVGDTVYLSGQIPLDPASGLVIEGDIEAQAHRAFQNLKAVCEAAGGSLADVVRLGLYLTDLGAFGKVNSVMGEYFNPPYPARSTVEVSALPRGVGFEVDAILVLR from the coding sequence ATGTCCCGAGAAATCATCCACACCGACCAAGCCCCGGCCGCGATCGGCCCGTACTCCCAGGCCGTGCGCGTCGGCGACACGGTGTATCTGTCCGGCCAGATTCCGCTCGACCCGGCCAGCGGCCTGGTCATCGAGGGCGATATCGAGGCGCAGGCGCATCGCGCGTTCCAGAACCTCAAGGCGGTGTGCGAAGCCGCCGGCGGCTCGCTGGCCGACGTGGTCCGGCTCGGCCTCTACCTCACCGACCTGGGCGCGTTCGGCAAGGTCAATTCGGTGATGGGCGAGTACTTCAACCCGCCGTATCCGGCGCGCTCGACGGTCGAAGTCTCGGCCCTGCCGCGCGGCGTCGGGTTCGAAGTCGACGCGATCCTGGTCCTGCGCTGA
- a CDS encoding RelA/SpoT family protein, producing MTPAEPALTVYPAAPEDTELPDYVRELELAAHYLPEPQRQLLRRAWAVGAAAHAGQTRKSGEPYITHPVAVAKVLADQGLDVETLVAAILHDTIEDTPLTRECLATEFGPTVAELVDGVTKLDKLQFRDRQEAAAESFRKMLLAMARDLRVILIKLADRLHNMRTLGAQSAEARERIARETLEIYAPIAQRLGMNLIKAELQDLGFRALHPWRHAVIEKRIRTQPVVRRESLVQIEAHLAQRLAKEKLQHRLISRVKSPWSIYTKMHHEHKSFNQVMDVFGFRVVVRSVPDCYHALGVVHSAYKPLDSRFRDFIAIPKANGYQSLHTVLFGPYGSPVEVQIRTEDMDLIAERGIAAHWSYKHGGEGPNSAQSRAHSWIASLVESQRATGSSLEFLENVKVDLFPDEVYLFTPKGDIMSLPRNSTALDFAYAVHTDVGNRAVAARVDSKLVPLRTKLASGQRVEIITAKSSTPKPQWLEFVVSGKARTSIRQQLKQLEHEDAVQLGHRMLDRALEALETSLDRIPALRLEGYLSEYRYPRLEALLADIALGNRMPNQVALALAREAPGKSRGRAIDRARLPEDKILITGAERGVISFANCCLPLPGDEIMGYHTAGKGIVVHRLDCPNVADYRKSPDRWVAIGWDRQVSGDFSAALRIEVDNRPGSLAQVAAAIAEAESNIDRVEYLERDANIAIMRFAIEVSDRRHLADVMRRVRRLTVVLGVQRM from the coding sequence ATGACTCCTGCCGAGCCCGCGCTTACCGTCTATCCCGCCGCTCCCGAAGACACGGAGCTGCCGGACTACGTGCGCGAACTGGAATTGGCCGCGCACTATCTGCCCGAACCGCAGCGGCAGCTGCTGCGCCGCGCCTGGGCGGTCGGCGCGGCCGCGCACGCCGGACAGACGCGCAAATCCGGCGAGCCCTACATCACCCATCCGGTCGCGGTGGCCAAGGTGCTGGCCGACCAGGGCCTGGACGTGGAGACCCTGGTCGCGGCGATCCTGCACGACACCATCGAAGACACGCCGCTGACCCGCGAATGCCTGGCGACCGAATTCGGCCCGACCGTGGCCGAGCTGGTCGACGGCGTCACCAAGCTGGACAAGCTGCAGTTCCGCGACCGCCAGGAAGCGGCCGCGGAAAGCTTCCGCAAGATGCTGCTGGCGATGGCGCGCGACCTGCGCGTGATCCTGATCAAGCTCGCCGACCGCCTGCACAACATGCGCACCCTCGGCGCGCAGAGCGCGGAAGCGCGCGAGCGCATCGCCCGCGAGACCCTGGAGATCTACGCGCCGATCGCCCAGCGCCTGGGCATGAACCTGATCAAGGCCGAGTTGCAGGACCTGGGCTTCCGCGCGCTGCATCCGTGGCGCCATGCGGTGATCGAAAAACGCATCCGCACCCAGCCGGTGGTGCGGCGCGAGTCGCTGGTGCAGATCGAAGCGCATCTGGCCCAGCGGCTGGCGAAGGAGAAGCTTCAACATCGGTTGATCAGCCGGGTGAAGTCGCCGTGGAGCATCTATACCAAGATGCATCACGAACATAAGAGCTTCAATCAGGTGATGGACGTGTTCGGCTTCCGCGTGGTGGTGCGCAGCGTGCCGGACTGCTATCACGCGCTGGGCGTGGTGCATTCGGCGTACAAGCCGCTGGATTCGCGCTTCCGCGATTTCATCGCCATTCCCAAGGCCAACGGCTATCAGTCGCTGCACACGGTGCTGTTCGGCCCTTACGGCTCGCCGGTCGAGGTGCAGATCCGCACCGAGGACATGGACCTGATCGCCGAACGCGGCATCGCCGCGCACTGGTCGTACAAGCACGGCGGCGAAGGCCCGAACAGCGCCCAGTCGCGCGCGCACAGCTGGATCGCCAGCCTGGTCGAGTCGCAGCGCGCGACCGGCTCGTCGCTGGAGTTCCTGGAGAACGTCAAGGTCGATCTGTTCCCGGACGAGGTCTACCTGTTCACGCCCAAGGGCGACATCATGTCGCTGCCGCGCAATTCGACCGCGCTGGATTTCGCCTACGCCGTGCACACCGACGTCGGCAACCGCGCGGTGGCCGCGCGCGTGGACAGCAAGCTGGTGCCGCTGCGCACCAAGCTGGCCAGCGGCCAGCGGGTGGAGATCATCACCGCCAAGTCGTCCACGCCCAAGCCGCAGTGGCTGGAATTCGTGGTGTCGGGCAAGGCCCGCACCTCGATCCGCCAGCAGCTCAAGCAGCTCGAACACGAGGATGCGGTCCAGCTCGGCCACCGCATGCTCGACCGCGCGCTGGAAGCGCTGGAGACCTCGCTCGATCGGATTCCGGCGCTGCGCCTGGAAGGCTATCTGAGCGAATACCGTTACCCGCGCCTGGAGGCGCTGCTGGCCGACATCGCGCTGGGCAACCGCATGCCTAACCAGGTCGCGCTGGCGCTGGCGCGCGAGGCGCCGGGCAAGTCGCGCGGCCGCGCCATCGACCGCGCGCGCCTGCCCGAAGACAAGATCCTGATCACCGGCGCCGAGCGCGGCGTGATCAGCTTCGCCAACTGTTGCCTGCCGTTGCCGGGCGACGAGATCATGGGCTACCACACCGCCGGCAAGGGCATCGTGGTGCACCGCCTGGACTGCCCCAACGTCGCCGACTACCGCAAGTCGCCCGACCGCTGGGTCGCGATCGGCTGGGACCGCCAGGTCTCCGGCGACTTCTCCGCCGCGCTGCGGATCGAAGTCGACAACCGCCCGGGCTCGCTGGCCCAGGTCGCCGCCGCGATCGCCGAGGCCGAATCCAACATCGACCGGGTCGAGTACCTGGAACGCGACGCCAACATCGCGATCATGCGTTTCGCGATCGAAGTCAGCGACCGCCGCCACCTCGCCGACGTCATGCGCCGCGTGCGCCGCTTGACGGTGGTGTTGGGCGTGCAGCGGATGTGA
- the rpoZ gene encoding DNA-directed RNA polymerase subunit omega, whose amino-acid sequence MARITVEDCLEVVPNRFELVMLAAKRARQLANGVEPQLDNSEANDKPTVLALREIAARQVNPDYIDAVEKAERERKEREALEWAAAEVVADDDLSKGDD is encoded by the coding sequence ATGGCCCGCATCACCGTCGAAGATTGCCTGGAAGTGGTCCCGAACCGCTTCGAACTCGTCATGCTGGCCGCCAAGCGCGCCCGTCAGCTGGCCAACGGCGTCGAACCGCAGCTGGACAACAGCGAAGCCAACGACAAGCCGACCGTGCTGGCGCTGCGCGAAATCGCCGCGCGCCAGGTCAACCCGGACTACATCGATGCGGTCGAGAAGGCCGAGCGCGAGCGCAAAGAGCGCGAAGCCCTGGAATGGGCCGCGGCCGAAGTGGTCGCCGACGACGACCTGTCCAAGGGCGACGACTGA
- the gmk gene encoding guanylate kinase: protein MRGTLYIVAAPSGAGKSSIVNAVLARDPNIRLSISFTSRQPRPGERHAEHYHFVSAQEFEAMVEAGDFFEHARVHGDWKGSARQSVEPFLAAGKDVLLEIDWQGARQVRAKVPDAVSVFILPPSRQALESRMRSRGQDSEETIRHRLAAAREEMSHYHEFDYVIVNEVFDTAVDEMCAIFLASRLRRELQVARHSRLITALLTDE, encoded by the coding sequence ATGCGCGGAACCCTCTACATCGTCGCCGCCCCCTCCGGGGCCGGCAAATCCAGCATCGTCAACGCGGTGCTCGCGCGCGACCCGAACATCCGGTTGTCGATCTCCTTCACTTCGCGCCAGCCGCGTCCCGGCGAGCGTCACGCCGAGCACTACCACTTCGTCAGCGCGCAAGAGTTCGAAGCGATGGTCGAGGCCGGCGACTTCTTCGAGCACGCGCGCGTGCACGGCGACTGGAAGGGCTCGGCGCGGCAGTCGGTGGAACCGTTCCTGGCCGCCGGCAAGGACGTGCTGCTGGAAATCGACTGGCAGGGCGCGCGCCAGGTGCGGGCCAAGGTGCCGGACGCGGTCAGCGTGTTCATCCTGCCGCCCTCGCGCCAGGCCCTGGAGTCGCGCATGCGCTCGCGCGGCCAGGACAGCGAGGAAACCATCCGCCACCGCCTGGCCGCCGCGCGCGAAGAGATGTCGCACTACCACGAGTTCGACTACGTCATCGTCAACGAGGTCTTCGATACCGCGGTCGACGAGATGTGCGCGATCTTCCTCGCCAGCCGACTGCGCCGCGAGCTCCAGGTGGCGCGCCATTCGCGCCTGATCACCGCGTTGCTGACGGACGAATAG
- a CDS encoding YicC/YloC family endoribonuclease, producing the protein MIRSMTAFASGERATPWGTLGCELRSVNHRFLELGVRLADELRVLEPALRERIGARLSRGKLDLTLRLRAPEGGDALQLNPTRLRELSDLAIDLSARFPALRTEFTELLQFPGVLQAPAADPAALQAEALALLDGVLDEFVASREREGAKLAAVIAERVDGIARIAGEVRTMMPAIRAGQRTKLETRLADLAQPADNGRLEQELVLWLQKLDVDEELDRLDSHVAEARRVLKLREAVGRRLDFLLQEFNREANTLGSKSVDARSSAAAVELKVLIDQVREQIQNIE; encoded by the coding sequence ATGATTCGCAGCATGACCGCCTTCGCCAGCGGCGAACGCGCGACACCCTGGGGCACGCTCGGCTGCGAGTTGCGCTCGGTCAACCACCGCTTCCTCGAACTGGGCGTGCGCCTGGCCGACGAGCTGCGCGTGCTCGAACCGGCGTTGCGCGAGAGGATCGGCGCGCGCCTGAGCCGCGGCAAGCTCGACCTGACCCTGCGCCTGCGCGCGCCGGAAGGAGGCGATGCGCTGCAGCTCAATCCGACCCGGCTGCGCGAACTCAGCGACCTGGCGATCGACCTGTCGGCGCGCTTCCCGGCGCTGCGCACCGAGTTCACCGAATTGCTGCAGTTCCCCGGCGTGCTGCAGGCGCCGGCCGCCGACCCGGCGGCGCTGCAGGCCGAGGCGCTGGCCCTGCTCGACGGCGTGCTGGACGAGTTCGTCGCCTCGCGCGAACGCGAGGGCGCCAAGCTCGCCGCGGTGATCGCCGAGCGCGTCGACGGCATCGCCCGCATCGCCGGCGAAGTGCGCACAATGATGCCCGCCATCCGCGCCGGCCAGCGCACCAAGCTGGAAACCCGCCTGGCCGACCTGGCCCAGCCGGCCGACAACGGCCGCCTGGAGCAGGAACTGGTGTTGTGGCTGCAGAAGCTGGACGTCGACGAAGAGCTCGACCGGCTGGATTCGCACGTCGCCGAGGCCCGCCGCGTGCTCAAGCTGCGCGAAGCGGTCGGCCGCCGCCTGGATTTCCTGCTGCAGGAATTCAACCGCGAGGCCAACACCCTGGGCTCCAAATCGGTCGACGCCCGCAGTTCCGCCGCCGCGGTCGAGCTCAAGGTGCTGATCGATCAGGTGCGCGAGCAGATCCAGAACATCGAGTAG
- the rph gene encoding ribonuclease PH, with protein sequence MTGPLAAPAPPPAGPVARPSGRAAGQMREVRIERGYTRHAEGSVLVSFGQTRVLCTASVDNKVPAFLRGKGEGWVTAEYGMLPRATHTRSDREAARGKQGGRTLEIQRLIGRALRACIDRKALGERTITLDCDVLQADGGTRTAAITGAYVALVDAVRWLQARREINRDPIFGAVAAVSVGVYRGVPVLDLDYAEDSDCDTDMNVVMNDGGGFIELQGTAEGHAFRREELDGLLALAEAGIAELIAKQREALAG encoded by the coding sequence ATGACCGGTCCCCTCGCCGCCCCCGCCCCGCCCCCGGCCGGCCCGGTCGCCCGTCCCAGCGGCCGCGCCGCCGGGCAGATGCGCGAGGTCCGGATCGAGCGCGGGTACACCCGCCACGCCGAGGGCTCGGTGCTGGTCAGCTTCGGCCAGACCCGGGTGCTGTGCACCGCCAGCGTGGACAACAAAGTGCCGGCCTTCCTGCGCGGCAAGGGCGAGGGCTGGGTCACCGCCGAGTACGGCATGCTGCCGCGCGCCACCCACACCCGCAGCGACCGCGAGGCCGCGCGCGGCAAGCAGGGCGGCCGCACCCTGGAAATCCAGCGCCTGATCGGCCGCGCCTTGCGCGCCTGCATCGACCGCAAGGCGCTGGGCGAGCGCACCATCACCCTGGACTGCGACGTGCTGCAGGCCGACGGCGGCACCCGCACCGCCGCGATCACCGGCGCCTACGTGGCCCTGGTCGATGCGGTGCGCTGGCTGCAGGCGCGGCGCGAAATCAACCGCGACCCGATCTTCGGCGCGGTCGCCGCGGTCTCGGTCGGGGTCTACCGCGGCGTGCCGGTGCTGGACCTGGACTACGCCGAGGACAGCGACTGCGACACCGACATGAACGTGGTCATGAACGACGGCGGCGGCTTCATCGAGCTGCAGGGCACGGCCGAAGGCCACGCGTTCCGCCGCGAAGAACTCGACGGCCTGCTCGCCCTGGCCGAAGCCGGGATCGCCGAACTGATCGCCAAGCAACGCGAAGCGCTGGCCGGCTGA
- a CDS encoding VOC family protein, with product MHRTLGSLTLVVGDYDQAIAYYTQRLGFVLLDDVDLGSGKRWVRVAPSAQAETALLLARADGDAQSARIGDQTGGRVGFFLHTDDFARDHAAMLAHGVRFLESPRAETYGTVAVFEDLYGNRWDLLEPKA from the coding sequence ATGCATCGCACCCTCGGCAGCCTGACCCTGGTGGTCGGCGACTACGACCAGGCCATCGCCTACTACACCCAGCGCCTGGGTTTCGTCCTGCTCGACGACGTCGACCTCGGCAGCGGCAAGCGCTGGGTGCGGGTCGCGCCCAGCGCGCAGGCCGAAACCGCATTGTTGCTGGCGCGCGCCGACGGCGACGCGCAAAGCGCCCGGATCGGCGACCAGACCGGCGGCCGGGTCGGCTTTTTCCTGCACACCGACGACTTCGCCCGCGACCACGCCGCAATGCTCGCGCACGGCGTGCGCTTCCTGGAATCTCCCCGCGCCGAGACCTACGGCACGGTCGCCGTATTCGAAGATCTGTACGGTAACCGCTGGGATTTGCTGGAACCGAAGGCATGA
- the rdgB gene encoding RdgB/HAM1 family non-canonical purine NTP pyrophosphatase: MRLVLASSNAGKLAELRDLLGDTGIELVAQTDLGVEDIEETGSTFVENALLKARHAAAVTGLPALADDSGICVDALGGAPGLYSARYAGRHGDAQANIDKLLGALHGVPDEQRSAHFYAVIVLLRHAGDPRPIIAEGVWNGRILHARQGDRGFGYQPVFFDTEYGVSAGEIEDELKNRVSHRARALAALRARLPELRG; this comes from the coding sequence ATGAGATTAGTGCTGGCCAGCAGCAACGCCGGCAAGCTGGCGGAACTGCGCGACCTGCTCGGCGACACCGGGATCGAACTGGTGGCGCAAACGGATCTGGGGGTCGAAGACATCGAGGAAACCGGCAGCACCTTCGTCGAGAACGCGCTGCTGAAGGCCCGTCATGCGGCCGCCGTCACCGGACTGCCGGCGTTGGCCGACGATTCGGGCATCTGCGTCGACGCGCTCGGCGGCGCCCCGGGGCTGTACTCGGCCCGCTACGCCGGCCGCCACGGCGACGCCCAGGCCAATATCGACAAGCTGCTCGGCGCCTTGCACGGCGTGCCCGACGAACAGCGCAGCGCGCATTTCTACGCGGTCATCGTGCTGCTGCGCCATGCCGGCGACCCGCGCCCGATCATCGCCGAGGGCGTCTGGAACGGCCGCATCCTGCACGCCCGCCAGGGCGATCGCGGCTTCGGCTACCAGCCGGTGTTCTTCGATACCGAGTACGGCGTGTCCGCCGGCGAGATCGAGGACGAGCTCAAGAACCGGGTCAGCCACCGCGCGCGCGCCCTGGCCGCCCTGCGCGCGCGCCTGCCGGAGCTGCGCGGGTGA
- the hemW gene encoding radical SAM family heme chaperone HemW — MSQTSANPALSTPPLSLYVHLPWCVRKCPYCDFNSHEGRGALPFQAYVDALLADLEHDLPLVWGRPVHSVFFGGGTPSLFPPEFIDRFLQGAGARLRLAPGCEITLETNPGTAEHGRFELYKAAGVNRLSFGIQSFDDDCLRRLGRIHDSGEAEAAVKLAQDAGFDNLNLDLMYALPGQTLAMAERDLERAFALQPAHISHYQLTLEPNTVFAARPPQGIPDEDGAWDMQEHCQALLAERGYAQYEVSAYAREGRRCAHNLNYWRYGDYLGIGAGAHGKITLGAEQTILRRWKHKHPTQYLAAAGSAAAIGGDDRIDPARRPFEYMLNLLRLVEGFALSDFEARTGLARPAIAPQLRQAVEAGWLDCDGERVRPTELGRRFTNDVVALFLSDSPPPG, encoded by the coding sequence TTGAGCCAGACCTCCGCCAACCCCGCCCTGAGCACCCCGCCGCTGTCGCTGTACGTGCACCTGCCCTGGTGCGTGCGCAAATGCCCGTACTGCGACTTCAATTCCCATGAGGGCCGCGGCGCGCTGCCGTTCCAGGCCTATGTCGACGCCCTGCTCGCCGACCTCGAGCACGACCTGCCGCTGGTCTGGGGCCGGCCCGTGCACAGCGTGTTCTTCGGCGGCGGCACCCCGAGCCTGTTCCCGCCGGAATTCATCGACCGCTTCCTGCAGGGCGCCGGGGCACGCCTGCGCCTGGCGCCGGGCTGCGAGATCACCCTGGAGACCAACCCCGGCACCGCCGAACACGGCCGCTTCGAGCTGTACAAGGCCGCGGGGGTCAACCGGCTGAGCTTCGGCATCCAGAGCTTCGACGACGACTGCCTGCGCCGGCTGGGCCGGATCCACGACAGCGGCGAGGCCGAGGCCGCGGTCAAGCTGGCCCAGGACGCCGGCTTCGACAATCTCAACCTGGACCTGATGTACGCCCTGCCCGGCCAGACCCTGGCCATGGCCGAGCGCGACCTGGAGCGCGCCTTCGCCCTGCAGCCGGCGCATATCTCGCATTACCAGCTGACCCTGGAACCCAACACCGTGTTCGCGGCGCGCCCGCCGCAGGGGATTCCCGACGAGGACGGCGCCTGGGACATGCAGGAGCACTGTCAGGCGCTGCTGGCCGAGCGGGGTTATGCGCAATACGAAGTCAGCGCCTATGCGCGCGAAGGCCGGCGCTGCGCGCACAACCTCAATTACTGGCGCTACGGCGACTACCTGGGCATCGGCGCCGGCGCCCACGGCAAGATCACTCTCGGCGCCGAGCAGACCATCCTGCGGCGTTGGAAGCACAAGCATCCGACCCAGTACCTGGCCGCCGCCGGCAGCGCCGCGGCGATCGGCGGCGACGACCGGATCGACCCGGCGCGGCGTCCGTTCGAGTACATGCTGAACCTGTTGCGCCTGGTCGAAGGCTTCGCTTTGAGCGATTTCGAGGCGCGCACCGGGCTGGCGCGGCCGGCGATCGCGCCGCAATTGCGGCAGGCCGTGGAAGCCGGCTGGCTGGACTGTGACGGCGAGCGGGTTCGCCCGACCGAACTCGGCCGCCGCTTCACCAACGACGTCGTCGCCTTGTTCCTGTCCGACTCGCCCCCGCCCGGATAG
- a CDS encoding DUF1631 family protein, which translates to MPATYDPLDASPPRPTLATAALPRRVRRALEQLYALISDETAPPLERMLAEFEQQLFRQADQARLPSLQAGYLETLRLVRLRRADLIPRFLVLLEAALTRVREPPPRAVKAGTPSFGDLRLLDDSEIDEDTVLRNIAVRQESRSSLGLMLLGQRFGVLAGGPAFDAERLPVGPHRLGRIFADACQPLQIGLDSRLDLYRVFDQQVMPGYAHLVEQMNALLARENVLPGLSFVPLRTTRDRSAVDPAAADKPRAAPAETAPGTAQPRPHTAWLGQRNAAAPAERNRDEFATLQRWLDERRGLVDRLRPRIPGQPPTAIALDTGEVLDALTRADQELPRGEQRLRKIAELRQAVLSRAQAGTSLSRDDGDVFELLDLLYDEIEHRLRGDSNIAALLNRLQAPLLHAALRDHSLLGQQSNPALQLLNTVAEAGARWTPNDDVDPQLLEPLHRAVDHVATHLSDGEAAFDYANQRLQEQLQTLNRKAEVTERRHVEAARGKEKLELAKRRAAETVESISADQRLPRFVQSLLNQAWADVLTLTLLRHGEDSEAWRRQLEITGQIVAANNGETGPAAPAGLEADIEHALGLVGYHADDARAIAHQLSLGAAPGEDAASRTELAMKLRARGRLGEEAAPVRTELPPRNEAEQDCWERIRTLPFGTWFEFVQNQQGDVVRRRLSWFSTVTDNALFVNQRGQRVGEQSLDSLARMMARDQARVVAAERSGLVERAWHAALDLLRGFGAKPHDAGDGA; encoded by the coding sequence ATGCCCGCCACGTACGACCCTCTGGACGCTTCGCCGCCGCGGCCCACCCTGGCCACGGCCGCCCTGCCGCGTCGCGTGCGCCGGGCGCTGGAACAGCTCTACGCTTTGATCAGCGACGAGACCGCGCCGCCGCTGGAGCGGATGCTGGCCGAGTTCGAGCAACAATTGTTCCGCCAGGCCGATCAGGCCCGCCTCCCCAGTCTGCAAGCCGGCTATCTGGAAACCCTGCGCCTGGTGCGGCTGCGCCGCGCCGACCTGATCCCGCGTTTCCTGGTCCTGCTGGAAGCCGCCCTGACCCGGGTGCGCGAGCCGCCCCCGCGCGCGGTCAAGGCCGGCACGCCGAGCTTCGGCGACCTGCGCCTGCTCGACGACAGCGAAATCGACGAGGACACCGTCCTGCGCAACATCGCCGTGCGCCAGGAGTCGCGCTCCAGCCTCGGCCTGATGCTGCTCGGCCAGCGCTTCGGGGTGCTGGCCGGCGGCCCGGCATTCGATGCCGAGCGCCTGCCGGTCGGCCCGCACCGGCTGGGCCGGATCTTCGCCGACGCCTGCCAGCCGCTGCAGATCGGGCTGGACTCGCGCCTGGATCTGTACCGGGTGTTCGACCAGCAGGTCATGCCGGGCTATGCCCACCTGGTCGAGCAGATGAACGCCCTGCTGGCGCGCGAGAACGTGCTGCCCGGCTTGTCGTTCGTGCCGCTGCGCACCACCCGCGACCGCAGCGCCGTCGACCCCGCCGCCGCCGACAAACCGCGCGCGGCGCCGGCGGAGACCGCCCCGGGCACCGCACAACCGCGCCCCCACACCGCTTGGCTCGGCCAACGCAACGCCGCCGCGCCGGCCGAGCGCAACCGCGACGAGTTCGCCACCCTGCAGCGCTGGCTGGACGAGCGCCGCGGCTTGGTCGACCGGTTGCGTCCGCGCATTCCCGGCCAGCCGCCGACCGCGATCGCGCTGGACACCGGCGAAGTGCTCGATGCCCTGACCCGGGCCGACCAGGAACTGCCGCGCGGCGAACAGCGGCTGCGCAAGATCGCCGAGTTGCGCCAGGCCGTGCTCAGCCGCGCCCAGGCCGGCACCTCGCTGTCGCGCGACGACGGCGACGTGTTCGAACTGCTCGACCTGCTCTACGACGAAATCGAACACCGCCTGCGCGGCGACTCGAACATCGCCGCCCTGCTCAACCGCTTGCAGGCCCCGCTACTGCACGCCGCGCTGCGCGATCATTCGCTGCTCGGCCAGCAGAGCAACCCGGCGCTGCAGCTGCTCAACACCGTCGCCGAAGCCGGCGCGCGCTGGACGCCGAACGACGATGTCGATCCGCAGTTGCTCGAACCGCTGCACCGCGCGGTCGACCATGTCGCCACGCACTTGAGCGACGGCGAGGCCGCGTTCGACTACGCCAATCAGCGCCTGCAGGAGCAATTGCAGACGCTGAACCGCAAGGCCGAAGTGACCGAACGCCGCCACGTCGAGGCCGCGCGCGGCAAGGAAAAGCTCGAACTGGCCAAGCGCCGCGCCGCCGAGACGGTCGAATCGATCAGCGCCGACCAGCGCCTGCCGCGCTTCGTCCAGAGCCTGCTCAACCAGGCCTGGGCCGATGTGCTGACCCTCACCCTGCTGCGCCACGGCGAAGACTCCGAAGCCTGGCGGCGCCAGCTCGAAATCACCGGGCAGATCGTCGCCGCCAACAACGGCGAAACCGGCCCGGCCGCGCCGGCAGGGCTGGAAGCGGACATCGAACACGCGCTGGGCCTGGTCGGCTACCACGCCGACGACGCCCGCGCGATCGCCCACCAGCTCAGCCTGGGCGCCGCGCCGGGCGAAGACGCGGCCTCGCGCACCGAACTGGCGATGAAGCTGCGCGCGCGCGGCCGCCTCGGCGAAGAAGCCGCTCCGGTGCGGACCGAGCTGCCGCCGCGCAACGAAGCCGAGCAAGACTGCTGGGAGCGGATCCGCACTCTGCCGTTCGGCACCTGGTTCGAATTCGTACAGAACCAACAGGGCGACGTGGTGCGGCGACGGCTGTCCTGGTTCAGCACCGTCACCGACAACGCCCTGTTCGTGAACCAGCGCGGCCAGCGCGTGGGCGAGCAATCGCTGGACAGTCTGGCGCGGATGATGGCGCGCGATCAGGCGCGGGTGGTCGCCGCCGAACGCAGCGGCCTGGTCGAGCGCGCCTGGCACGCGGCCCTGGACTTGCTGCGCGGGTTCGGCGCCAAGCCCCACGATGCCGGAGACGGCGCATGA
- a CDS encoding PilZ domain-containing protein, with product MNDPFRRARRRRIADTVQVVDTMTETVIGHLGNLSETGMMLIASAPLTEDALYQLRFDLRDSAQQPPIEVGAHLLWQDRASMPGQTWAGFRFICVPENGMQHLRRWLDSPGGNYA from the coding sequence ATGAACGATCCTTTCCGCCGCGCCCGCCGGCGCCGCATCGCCGACACCGTGCAGGTCGTGGACACCATGACCGAGACCGTGATCGGCCACCTCGGCAATCTGTCCGAGACCGGCATGATGCTGATCGCCAGCGCGCCGCTGACCGAGGACGCGCTGTACCAGCTGCGCTTCGATCTGCGCGACTCGGCGCAGCAGCCGCCGATCGAGGTCGGCGCGCACCTGCTGTGGCAAGACCGCGCCAGCATGCCCGGCCAGACCTGGGCCGGCTTCCGCTTCATCTGCGTGCCCGAGAACGGCATGCAGCATCTGCGGCGTTGGCTGGATTCGCCGGGCGGCAACTACGCGTAG